ACGCATCGGCAAAGTTTAGTGTTATCGATAGCCAATATAGACGTTCTAAGCCTCTTGTCGATAAAGGCCTGCTGGCCAAGTCGCAATTTGATGAGATTGCCGCCAATCGTCAGATAGCCTACTCAGAGCTGAAGTTAGCGCAGTTGAGGCTATCTTTCACTAAGTTGCTGGCGCCTGTCGATGGCATCATTTCCCGAGTGAATGTCGAGCAATTTGAAAACATTCAAGTCGGTCAGCAAATCGTGAATATTCATAGTCTCGATAGTGTTGAAGTGCTCATACAGTTGCCAGATCGTCTATACGTCAACCAGCCGGATCAAGAAACCCTATCGCGTATTGAGGCTCTGGTTAAAGTACCAAGTGGTAACGAATACTCGGCCTCAATTAAAGAATTTACGACTGAACCTGACCCAGCCACAAGGACGTTTACCGTAACTTTGTCACTTCCTATGCCTGAGGAAGAGTTCATCCTTGACGGTATGGCCGTTGAAGTTACGTCCAAAAGTAATGATATTGGTCTGAACTTGAATACTGGTGTTTTGGTTCCTATAGAAGCGGTATTCAATGCAGATGGTGATGAGATTGACCGACTTAACAGGTTTGTTTGGGTGCTAAACGATGATAATACCGTTGCCAAACAAGCTGTGACGATTGGCAAAATGACGAAAGAAGCGTTGCAAATCCTAGAGGGGCTCGAGAGCAAACAAAAAGTTGTCGTGGCGGGAATTTCCCGATTAAGAGAAGGGGTGAAAGTGGAAATCGTAAAGCAGGAGGCAGGCAATGAGTGATCAAAATAACCCACTGTCTCAGAAAGACCAAGATGTGACTGGTATCGCTGCATATTTCATTCGCAACCGTGTCATCAGTTGGATGATTTCATTAATTTTCTTGATTGGTGGTGTAGCCGCTTTCTTTGGTTTAGGCCGTCTCGAAGATCCTGCTTTCACGATCAAAGATGCCATGGTGGTGACATCCTATCCAGGGGCGACACCTCAGCAAGTCGAGGAAGAAGTGACTTACCCAATCGAAAAGGCCATTCAGCAACTGACTTATGTTGATGAAGTTAATTCGATCTCCAGCCGAGGTTTATCTCAAATTACCGTGACCATGAAAAATAACTATGGTCCTGATGATTTACCGCAGATTTGGGATGAATTACGCCGTAAGGTCAATGACCTTAAAGGTCAGTTTCCTCCCGGAGTGAATGATCCAAAGGTCATTGACGATTTTGGTGATGTTTACGGTATTTTACTTGCCGTCACAGGAGAAGGTTACAGTTACAAGGAGTTACTCGATTATGTTGACTATTTGAGGCGTGAATTAGAGTTGGTAGAGGGGGTCAGTAAAGTCTCTGTTTCTGGCCAGCAACAAGAGCAAGTCTTCATTGAGATTTCGATGAAGCGTTTGAGTAGTTTAGGTTTGGCTCCTAATACCGTGTTTAATTTGCTCTCAACTCAAAATGTGGTCTCGGATGCCGGTGCAATTCGGATCGGTGATGAGTACATCCGTATCCAACCAACGGGTGAGTTCCAGAATGTTGACCAGCTAGGAGACTTGATCATTACTGAAAGTGGTGCCCAAGGATTAATTTATCTGCGTGACGTTGCGGAAATCAAACGCGGTTACATCGACGTACCGGACAATATTATTACTTTTAATGGCAAGTTAGCGCTCAATCTCGGTGTTTCTTTTGCGCAAGGCGTTAACGTGGTTGAGGTAGGTAAGCGCTTTGCCCGTCGCCTTGCCGAACTAAAGTACCAACAACCTGTGGGAGTTGGGATCTCTGAAATCTACAGTCAGCCAAAAGAAGTCGACAAATCAGTGAGTGGCTTTGTCGTTAGTTTGGGGCAAGCGGTCGCGATCGTTATTATCGTTTTACTGTTCTTTATGGGGCTACGCTCCGGCTTACTTATTGGCTTGATTCTGCTCCTTACCGTGTTGGGTACATTTATCTTTATGAAGTACTTTGCAATCGACCTGCAACGCATCTCGTTGGGAGCATTGGTGATTGCGCTCGGTATGCTGGTGGACAATGCGATTGTAGTGGTTGAAGGAATACTCATCGGGACCCAGAAAGGCCGAACAAGAATGCAGGCGGCGACTGATATCGTGACTCAGACTAAATGGCCATTGCTTGGTGCTACCGTCATCGCCGTGACTGCCTTTGCCCCTATTGGGTTGTCTGAGGATGCGACAGGTGAGTATTGTGGTACTTTGTTCACGGTACTATTAATCTCACTCATGCTCAGTTGGTTCACTGCGATTTCGTTGACGCCTTTTTTTGCTGATATCTTCTTTAAAGGGCAAAAAATCAAAGGGGGTGGCGAAGGCAGTGACCCCTACAACGGTATGATCTTTGTGCTATACAAGGGGTTTCTAGAGTTTTGTATGAAGCGGGCTTGGCTAACGGTTGTGGTTATGATTGTTGGTCTTGCGGCAAGTATCTATGGCTTTACTTTCGTTAAGCAGTCGTTTTTCCCATCGTCAACAACGCCTATGTTCCAAGCCGATATCTGGTTACCAGAAGGGACCGATATTCGTGCAACCAACACCAAGCTTAAAGCTTTGGAATCTTGGCTGTCAGATCAAGACGGAGTTGAGCATATAACTACGACAGCAGGTAAAGGTTTGCAACGTTTCATGCTGACTTATGCGCCAGAGAAAAGCTACGCTGCCTATGGTGAAATCACCACTCGAGTCGAGAATTATGAGCAACTTGCGGATTTGATGTCTAATTTTCGAGCGCATGTTGAAGCCAACTTCCCAGAGATCAATTACAAGCTCAAGCAAATTGAACTCGGCCCTGGCGGCGGAGCTAAAATTGAGGCACGTATCATTGGGTCTGACCCAACTATCCTTAGAGGGATTGCCAGACAAGTTGAAGATATCATGCATGCGGACCCTGGAGCGACGAACATCCGCCATGATTGGCGTGAACGTACTAAAGTGTTAGAGCCGCAGTTTAACGAAGGACAAGCTCGCCGTTACGGCATCACTAAATCAGATGTTGACGAGTTCCTTGCAATGTCTTTCTCAGGTAAATCAGTCGGGGTATATCGTGACGGTACAACGTTAATGCCAATTGTTGCTCGATTGCCAGAAGAAGAGCGTGTCGATATTCGCAATATTGAGGGCATGAAAATTTGGAGCCCAGCGTTAAGTGAATATATCCCTTTGCAGCAAGTGACATTAGGCTACGACATGCGCTGGGAAGACCCGATTATAGTACGTAAGAATCGTAAGCGTATATTGACGGTTATGGCTGATCCTGACTTGTTGGGAGAGGAAACGGCTTCGACATTGCAAAAGCGTTTACAGCCTTTGATTGAAGCCATCGAACTGCCATCTGGTTATGCGTTGGAGTGGGGGGGGGAGTATGAATCCTCTGGCGATGCGCAGGCCTCACTGTTCACTACCATGCCAATGGGCTATTTATTTATGTTCTTAGTCACAGTGTTCTTGTTCAACACTGTTAAAGAGCCGCTCATCGTCTGGTTGACAGTGCCACTGGCAATTATCGGTGTCACAACAGGGCTGTTGGTTTTGGATACCCCATTTGGTTTCATGGCATTACTCGGTTTTCTTAGCTTGTCAGGCATGCTGCTGAAAAATGGCATCGTATTGCTCGATCAGATTGAAATTGAAATGAAGTCAGGCAAAGACCCATATTTAGCTGTTGTCGAGGCATCTCTAAGCCGTGTGCGACCTGTTTGCATGGCAGCAATCACGACTATTTTGGGCATGATCCCACTGTTACCGGATATCTTCTTCAAACCCATGGCGGTTACCATCATGTTTGGTTTGGGATTTGCGACCGTACTGACACTTATTGTCGTGCCAGTGTTGTATCGTATCTTCCACAAAGTGACAGTGCCAAACTGATTCAACTAAGATCGAAGACGTCCCTGACTTTGTTGGGGGCGTTTTATTTAAGGAGAAAGCAATGGATACCACTTGCGCATGGGCAATGAATCATGAACTTGAGCGTGAATACCACGATAAAGAGTGGGGCGTTCCGGTTTATGACGATAAGGTATTGTTCGAGTTTATTACGTTAGAGGGTGCTCAAGCAGGACTGAGTTGGATAACCATATTAAAGAAGCGAGAAGGTTACCGACAGGCTTTTGATGATTATGACTTAGATAAGTTGGCGGCATACGATGATGAACATGCGGAACATATCGTAGAAAGTTATGATGTGGTCAAGCACAGAGGAAAAATCAAATCAGTGTTCAGCAACGCGCGGGCGGCTAAAGCTCTTATCGAAGAATATGGCAGCTTATCGAAGGCGTTATGGCAGTTTGTAGATGGTAAGCCTAAGGTCAACCAGTGGCAGGATATGAGCGAAGTGCCAGCCTCGACAGAGCAGTCAAAAGCCATGAGCAAATTCCTGAAAAAGAAAGGCTTTAAGTTTGTAGGTGAGACCATTTGCTATGCGTTTATGCAGGCTGTAGGCATGGTTGACGATCATATGGTGAATTGCCCCAAGAAACCTAGATACTAGTGACGTAGGGGCATGCTATGGCGATAAGTTTTGATCATGGATGCGTTCCAGTGCTTCGACTCTGCGCCACTGTACGGTGTCAAAGCTTTGCTCTCTTAGGTAAGCTATCTGGGTTTGCTTTGCGGCATCCGATAAAGTGTTGTCAGCCAGTATTTCATTTCGCTGCGCCAAATAGCTATCCAGTTGAGAATTAAACTGCTCGCGTTTCTCGTCGAGTTTACTTAGCCTGCCCGCAGCCTCTTCCCCAACCAACTCGACACGGGTGAGGTGTTTATCTTGTGCTTCCATCTGCTCACTGTGGTTGAGCCCTATAATGAGCTGGTTATTGCGTTCTGCTTGCTGAATGTAATCAGGTTGTTCGGCTAAGGTCTCTTCTAACCATTGCGCTTGCGACTCCGCATCCAAGTTTTGATTGGCTATCGCAAGCTTATCGATCGCGAGCTGGCGTAATCGATTTTCTTCACCAAACAATGTCTGTATCTGTTCGTCAGTAAAATACTGACTTTGCAGCGCCATAATCTGCTGATGAAGCTGCTCTAAGTCGGTCAAGGTAATTTGCTGTGAGGTTATAGACTCCAGAGTTTCTAGTTCTGTTTTGTATTGTAAATAGGTCTCGAAAAGTGCTTCATCGACGACTAGCCCTTGTTGGTCTTTAGGAAGACTTTGTATCCGAGCTTTAATTTGGTCTAATTGCTGTTCTCCTAAGCTGCTTAACGCGTAATCAAACAAATCTCGACTTGAGGAGGTATCGATCTGGGTATCTCGTTGGGATTGCGATTGATTTGTAATTTCTTCACTGCCTTGATTGATAAAATAGACCGCTCCGAGGCTCATCAAGGCGATCATCATTGTCGTTATTAGAGCGGTCTTTTTCATCTTTTATTTCCTATAAGCCTTGCAGCTTCAGGCGATTAGCATGTTGACGATAAAGGGTGACTGGGTCTGTTTCAAATAAATGATGAATACCGAGCAATCCATTTATTTCATCCAGATGGTTCATCTTGTAATCGTCGCGAATAACTTGCCCTAAGTGAGTGCTACACGCCCCAACAAGACCATCATTTGGCTCGTCAAATGCTAGACCAAGAATCATCATTGCAGCGTCAGTCGGGTCAAAGATGTTAGAAAAAGTGGATGAACCCGTCCAAGAATAGTAGTACACACCGTTATCAGCTAATAAATCGCCATTGCCACATTCAGTGTCGGGAATACCCTCCGGGTAGTGTTGATTGAACGCAAGTGAGCCTTCGGTCGTTAAGGCATCCAAAGAGGCAAGAGGATCTTGATCAAGGTCACTGCCACCAGACAATAGATTAATCAGTGTCGTTAGCCCTTCAGCCAGTTTTACCGCTAAAGCTTCTAACCCAGATCCTTCAGGCACCGTACCGCGAACGAGGTCAGCTACTTTAGAACCTTTATTGACACCACCGATGCTGGTCACAGAGGCGATAAGATCTGGCCTGACAGAAGCCACATAGCGCGCTGTTGGACCGCCATGACTATGACCGATTAAGTTGACTTTTGCTGCGCCTGTTGCCGCAAGTAAAGTTTCAACTTGTTCTAGCAACTGCTCGCCTCGAACTTCTGAGCTATTCGTCGCAGAGACCTGAGCAACGTAAACACTTGCTCCGTCTTTGGTTAAAGCGTGAGGAATGCCGTAGAAATAGTCCACGCCAGCTAATGTATCAAAACCGAATAACCCATGGACAAGAACAATAGGGTGTTGAGTTTGTGTGTAACCGCTAGCACTGGACGCACTAGTGGTTGCTGATAGCCCTAAGCTGAAGATACAGAGCGCAGCAAGTATCAGTTTGTGTTTCAAAGTTTAGCTCCTTCTGGTTTGACCTCTGATGAGTAAATAAACAGTAGATTAGAAAATGAGCTATAAGAAATATGAATATAAGCTAAGCGATAGAACTGTGAATTGAGAAAGGAAAACAACACAATTGTTTAACGTGTTATTATGTATTGATAAAATATTCAATAATATCAATATTTTAAAATCAAGCCCCAGAGGTGGGGCTTATAGGAGTTTGTTAGATCAAGCGGTGGTATGTTGTTCTAGAATGAGCGAATTATAGCGCTCCAAGCCACGTTCAAGATCAGTGATCAGATCGTCGATATTTTCCAGCCCTATATGTAGCCGAATGAGTGTGCCTTCGAAGTTGGGGTTCGCAACGGTTCGTAGGCTATTAAAGCTTTTTGGCTCGTTCGCTAAAATCAGACTTTCAAACCCGCCCCAAGAGTACCCCATACTGAAATGCTTCATACCATCAAGCAGTGCCGTGGTGGCGCGAGGATAGCTAGTTTTTAACACAAATGAGAATAAGCCATTACCACCGGTGAAATCACGTTGGAAAAACTCATGGCCAGGGCAAGTTTCTAGTGCAGGGTGGCGAACATGATCGACTTCCGGACGATTTTGTAACCACTTAGCAATTTTCAGGCTGTTCTCTGCATGTTGGCGAAGACGTACGTCGAGAGTACGAATGCCACGTAGCCCAAGATAGGCATCATCAGGTGACACACATTGGCCCATTAAATAGCTTTGTTCTCGCAACTGATCCCAGTGTTTTTCATTTGCGACAGCGGTGCCCAGCATGACATCAGAGTGGCCAACAATGTACTTAGTCGCGGCTTGAATGGAAATATCAACACCATGCTCAAAAGGTGAGAAATTCACACCAGCGGCCCAAGTGTTGTCGAGCATGACAATGATGTCATGTTCATGGGCAATTTTGGCTAAGGTTGGAACGTCTTGTACTTCCATGGTAATAGAGCCGGGCGACTCTAGGAACAGCACTTTGGTGTTTGGCTGAATTAAATCACGGATACCTTCGCCGATCACTGGGTCGTAATAGGTTGTTTCCACTCCCATCTTCTTCATGATCTTGTCACAGAAGTCTCGAGTTGGTTCATAGCAGGTATCCACCATCAGAATATGATCGCCTGATTCAATAAAAGAAAGAATCGCGTTGGAAATAGCTGCTGTACCACAAGGATACAAAGCGCAGCCGGCACCACCCTCAACTTCAACCATTGCATCTTGGAAAGCAAAGTGAGTATGGGTGCCACGACGGCCATAAAAGAGGGTTTTATTTGCTCGGTTAACCGTTGCGTGATGTTTTTCTGCAACGGTATCAAATACGACAGTAGAAGCGCGTTGAACTGGTGGATTCACGACCCCATTGGTCCATTTTTTGTCTCGACCTGCGGTGACCAGCTTGGTTTGCTTATCTTCTGACATTGAAAATCCTTATCTGAAAATGCGTTGCCTTATTTAAAACATGGCAACGCATTAATAGCAAGAGAGTCAGAAGTCAGAAATTACTTATCATAGAAGAGGATTGAATAAGTAGTAGGTTCGCTCTAAGAAACGTGAATATAGAGAGCGCTTTTTCCACTCCTCTAGTTTTACTTCATGAGAGGTTTCTATATAACTTTGTTGCAGCCAGTACATTTCTTTGGTGAAAGCTTCGTCATCAATGGCTAGCGTCAATTCAAAATTGAGCCATAAGCTGCGCATGTCAATATTTACGGTGCCAACTAAACAGAATTGCTGATCTATGACCACGGATTTTGTATGCAGTAGGCCGCCATAAAACTCATAAATTTTTACACCTGCTTCCATAAGTTCTGCGTAAAAAGCACGTGAAGCCCATTGCACCATGAGTGAATTATTTTTTTGTGGAATGATCAGCTCAACAGTAATGCCACGCTGCGCTGTCATTTTAAGCGTTTCGAGCAGATCCGCGCTGGGTACAAAATATGGTGTTGTGATTCTCACTGATTGGTTTGCCTGATTGATGGCAAGGGTCAATACCTGAGAAATTAGGTGCTCTGGCATCCCTGGTCCTGAAGGGACGACTTGAACTGGGTGCTGAGGCTCGTTAGGGTCTAATTGGCATTCTGGTAATTGGGGAAGAGAGCGCGACCCAGTTTCAACTTCCCAGTCCCAGCAGTGGATAGCAGAGAGTACATTAACGGTTGGCCCTGTCACTCGCACCATGATGTCTATCCATTGACCAACCCCTGATTCCTGTTTGAAGAAGGCAGGATCAACTAAGTTCATTGAACCTGTATAGCCAATCTTGTCATCTATAACGATGATTTTACGATGCTGACGTAGGTCGAGGCGGCGGAGAAAAATACGCCAAGGGCTGACCTCTAAAGCTTGTACGACTTCAACCCCAGCTGTTTGCATCATCTTGAGCCACTGACTGCGGAAGAAACGTAGGCTGCCAGCAGAGTCAAGAAGCAGTTTGACTTCTACACCGCGCTTCGCAGCTCTGATCAGAGCAGAAGCCACGGCATCAGCCAATCCACCCGGATGCCAGATATAAAAAACCATTCGTACACTGGTTTGCGCATTCTCAATATCTTCAATGATCGAATGTAGAATATCATTCGGAGAACTTTGTAATGATAAGGTGTTGCCACTCAGGGCAGGTAATCCAAGTCGATTGTTACACAGTTCATCAATGCGATAGATGTGACGACCGAAGCTCTCAGTATCGTGTGCATGGCATTCATTAAGGCTGGAAAACCATTTGGCGAACGGAACGAACATTTCTTTTGCTCTTTCTGCTCTTCTTCGGCCGAGGTTTAGTTCCCCAAAGAGGAAGTAACAAGCCACGCCGACGATAGGAATGATGTAGATGATCATCAGCCAAGAAAGAG
This sequence is a window from Vibrio coralliilyticus. Protein-coding genes within it:
- a CDS encoding efflux RND transporter periplasmic adaptor subunit, with the translated sequence MKQWISLIVLSTAVILVGCGGDSEYVDFGPPKVKIIEIDSGIPKEHLYFPAVANAAERSHLSFRVAGEISELNVKEGDQVKKGDVLAKLDPTDYKLDVDNASAKFSVIDSQYRRSKPLVDKGLLAKSQFDEIAANRQIAYSELKLAQLRLSFTKLLAPVDGIISRVNVEQFENIQVGQQIVNIHSLDSVEVLIQLPDRLYVNQPDQETLSRIEALVKVPSGNEYSASIKEFTTEPDPATRTFTVTLSLPMPEEEFILDGMAVEVTSKSNDIGLNLNTGVLVPIEAVFNADGDEIDRLNRFVWVLNDDNTVAKQAVTIGKMTKEALQILEGLESKQKVVVAGISRLREGVKVEIVKQEAGNE
- a CDS encoding efflux RND transporter permease subunit, yielding MSDQNNPLSQKDQDVTGIAAYFIRNRVISWMISLIFLIGGVAAFFGLGRLEDPAFTIKDAMVVTSYPGATPQQVEEEVTYPIEKAIQQLTYVDEVNSISSRGLSQITVTMKNNYGPDDLPQIWDELRRKVNDLKGQFPPGVNDPKVIDDFGDVYGILLAVTGEGYSYKELLDYVDYLRRELELVEGVSKVSVSGQQQEQVFIEISMKRLSSLGLAPNTVFNLLSTQNVVSDAGAIRIGDEYIRIQPTGEFQNVDQLGDLIITESGAQGLIYLRDVAEIKRGYIDVPDNIITFNGKLALNLGVSFAQGVNVVEVGKRFARRLAELKYQQPVGVGISEIYSQPKEVDKSVSGFVVSLGQAVAIVIIVLLFFMGLRSGLLIGLILLLTVLGTFIFMKYFAIDLQRISLGALVIALGMLVDNAIVVVEGILIGTQKGRTRMQAATDIVTQTKWPLLGATVIAVTAFAPIGLSEDATGEYCGTLFTVLLISLMLSWFTAISLTPFFADIFFKGQKIKGGGEGSDPYNGMIFVLYKGFLEFCMKRAWLTVVVMIVGLAASIYGFTFVKQSFFPSSTTPMFQADIWLPEGTDIRATNTKLKALESWLSDQDGVEHITTTAGKGLQRFMLTYAPEKSYAAYGEITTRVENYEQLADLMSNFRAHVEANFPEINYKLKQIELGPGGGAKIEARIIGSDPTILRGIARQVEDIMHADPGATNIRHDWRERTKVLEPQFNEGQARRYGITKSDVDEFLAMSFSGKSVGVYRDGTTLMPIVARLPEEERVDIRNIEGMKIWSPALSEYIPLQQVTLGYDMRWEDPIIVRKNRKRILTVMADPDLLGEETASTLQKRLQPLIEAIELPSGYALEWGGEYESSGDAQASLFTTMPMGYLFMFLVTVFLFNTVKEPLIVWLTVPLAIIGVTTGLLVLDTPFGFMALLGFLSLSGMLLKNGIVLLDQIEIEMKSGKDPYLAVVEASLSRVRPVCMAAITTILGMIPLLPDIFFKPMAVTIMFGLGFATVLTLIVVPVLYRIFHKVTVPN
- a CDS encoding DNA-3-methyladenine glycosylase I, whose translation is MDTTCAWAMNHELEREYHDKEWGVPVYDDKVLFEFITLEGAQAGLSWITILKKREGYRQAFDDYDLDKLAAYDDEHAEHIVESYDVVKHRGKIKSVFSNARAAKALIEEYGSLSKALWQFVDGKPKVNQWQDMSEVPASTEQSKAMSKFLKKKGFKFVGETICYAFMQAVGMVDDHMVNCPKKPRY
- a CDS encoding esterase/lipase family protein, which gives rise to MILAALCIFSLGLSATTSASSASGYTQTQHPIVLVHGLFGFDTLAGVDYFYGIPHALTKDGASVYVAQVSATNSSEVRGEQLLEQVETLLAATGAAKVNLIGHSHGGPTARYVASVRPDLIASVTSIGGVNKGSKVADLVRGTVPEGSGLEALAVKLAEGLTTLINLLSGGSDLDQDPLASLDALTTEGSLAFNQHYPEGIPDTECGNGDLLADNGVYYYSWTGSSTFSNIFDPTDAAMMILGLAFDEPNDGLVGACSTHLGQVIRDDYKMNHLDEINGLLGIHHLFETDPVTLYRQHANRLKLQGL
- the cls gene encoding cardiolipin synthase; this encodes MEKFYHFLTLAGIVFYWILVAGVTLRVVLKRRAVSVSLSWLMIIYIIPIVGVACYFLFGELNLGRRRAERAKEMFVPFAKWFSSLNECHAHDTESFGRHIYRIDELCNNRLGLPALSGNTLSLQSSPNDILHSIIEDIENAQTSVRMVFYIWHPGGLADAVASALIRAAKRGVEVKLLLDSAGSLRFFRSQWLKMMQTAGVEVVQALEVSPWRIFLRRLDLRQHRKIIVIDDKIGYTGSMNLVDPAFFKQESGVGQWIDIMVRVTGPTVNVLSAIHCWDWEVETGSRSLPQLPECQLDPNEPQHPVQVVPSGPGMPEHLISQVLTLAINQANQSVRITTPYFVPSADLLETLKMTAQRGITVELIIPQKNNSLMVQWASRAFYAELMEAGVKIYEFYGGLLHTKSVVIDQQFCLVGTVNIDMRSLWLNFELTLAIDDEAFTKEMYWLQQSYIETSHEVKLEEWKKRSLYSRFLERTYYLFNPLL
- a CDS encoding lipase secretion chaperone translates to MKKTALITTMMIALMSLGAVYFINQGSEEITNQSQSQRDTQIDTSSSRDLFDYALSSLGEQQLDQIKARIQSLPKDQQGLVVDEALFETYLQYKTELETLESITSQQITLTDLEQLHQQIMALQSQYFTDEQIQTLFGEENRLRQLAIDKLAIANQNLDAESQAQWLEETLAEQPDYIQQAERNNQLIIGLNHSEQMEAQDKHLTRVELVGEEAAGRLSKLDEKREQFNSQLDSYLAQRNEILADNTLSDAAKQTQIAYLREQSFDTVQWRRVEALERIHDQNLSP
- a CDS encoding cystathionine beta-lyase; amino-acid sequence: MSEDKQTKLVTAGRDKKWTNGVVNPPVQRASTVVFDTVAEKHHATVNRANKTLFYGRRGTHTHFAFQDAMVEVEGGAGCALYPCGTAAISNAILSFIESGDHILMVDTCYEPTRDFCDKIMKKMGVETTYYDPVIGEGIRDLIQPNTKVLFLESPGSITMEVQDVPTLAKIAHEHDIIVMLDNTWAAGVNFSPFEHGVDISIQAATKYIVGHSDVMLGTAVANEKHWDQLREQSYLMGQCVSPDDAYLGLRGIRTLDVRLRQHAENSLKIAKWLQNRPEVDHVRHPALETCPGHEFFQRDFTGGNGLFSFVLKTSYPRATTALLDGMKHFSMGYSWGGFESLILANEPKSFNSLRTVANPNFEGTLIRLHIGLENIDDLITDLERGLERYNSLILEQHTTA